The Triticum aestivum cultivar Chinese Spring chromosome 7B, IWGSC CS RefSeq v2.1, whole genome shotgun sequence genome window below encodes:
- the LOC123161525 gene encoding probable E3 ubiquitin-protein ligase ATL44 gives MRAQASVLHRVALATTGPGQTSSSPVSMTATEQQQPVPVITVNSDMVVILASLLSALVLALGIALVTHCACRRRRSANSPPPTRGLKKKDIDALPTVSFAAAAPAQSSSSSSSECAICLAEFTEGEGLRVLPQCGHGFHVACVDAWLRSCATCPSCRAPIVATPTVVVVVAANNRCQRCGEAAARNGGVEDMSLPPFSSFSAF, from the coding sequence aTGCGCGCTCAGGCGAGCGTCCTGCACCGAGTCGCCCTCGCCACCACCGGgccaggccagacgtcgtcgtCTCCGGTGAGCATGACGGCCACGGAGCAGCAGCAGCCGGTGCCTGTCATAACAGTGAACTCGGACATGGTGGTCATCCTGGCGTCGCTCTTGTCCGCGCTCGTCCTCGCCCTCGGCATCGCCCTCGTCACCCACTGCGCATGCAGACGCCGGCGCTCCGCCAACTCTCCTCCTCCCACCAGGGGGCTGAAGAAAAAGGACATCGATGCTCTCCCCACCGTCTCCTTCGCTGCCGCGGCTCCAGCGCAgtcatcgtcttcgtcgtcgtcagaGTGCGCGATCTGCCTGGCAGAGTTCACGGAGGGGGAGGGACTGCGCGTGCTCCCGCAGTGCGGCCACGGCTTCCATGTCGCATGCGTCGACGCCTGGCTACGGAGCTGCGCCACATGCCCCTCCTGCCGCGCCCCCATCGTTGCCACGCCCACTGTGGTGGTCGTAGTGGCCGCGAACAACAGGTGCCAGAGGTGCGGCGAGGCGGCAGCGCGGAACGGTGGCGTCGAGGACATGTCCTTACCCCCATTTTCTTCATTCTCTGCTTTTTAG
- the LOC123161526 gene encoding probable E3 ubiquitin-protein ligase ATL44: protein MRSPASLLHRSTAAAGPGEPPSLPPPRPEQQSLVVTVDSDMAVILASLLCVLLCVLGLALLSRRACRRRSSDNYPPPPKGLKRKAIDALPTVSFAAAASSSSECAICLAEFADGEPVRVLPGCGHGFHVACVDAWLRTRATCPSCRAAIVATPMQMQVQPAAAPTVVVVVAGSSSCRRCGQVTAPAGARAADGAFLA from the coding sequence ATGCGctctccggcgagcctgctgcaCCGCAGCACGGCCGCCGCCGGCCCCGGCGAGCCTCCATCGCTGCCGCCGCCTCGGCCCGAGCAGCAGTCGCTCGTGGTCACCGTGGACTCGGACATGGCGGTGATCCTGGCGTCGCTGCTCTGCGTCCTCCTCTGCGTCCTCGGCCTCGCCCTCCTGTCCCGGCGCGCGTGCCGCCGCCGGTCCTCCGACAACTACCCTCCTCCCCCCAAGGGCCTCAAGAGGAAGGCCATCGACGCGCTCCCCACCGTCTCCTTCGCCGCGGCAGCTTCGTCGTCGTCGGAGTGCGCGATATGCCTGGCGGAGTTCGCCGACGGAGAGCCCGTGCGCGTGCTCCCGGGATGCGGCCACGGCTTCCACGTCGCCTGCGTCGACGCCTGGCTCCGGACTCGCGCCACGTGCCCGTCCTGCCGGGCCGCCATCGTTGCCACGCCCATGCAGATGCAGGTACAGCCAGCGGCGGCGCCCACCGTGGTAGTTGTCGTGGCAGGGAGTAGCAGCTGCCGGAGATGTGGCCAGGTGACGGCGCCGGCCGGTGCACGTGCTGCCGACGGGGCGTTCTTGGCTTAG